A DNA window from Vigna unguiculata cultivar IT97K-499-35 chromosome 10, ASM411807v1, whole genome shotgun sequence contains the following coding sequences:
- the LOC114165332 gene encoding uncharacterized protein LOC114165332 → MACQCVGARLTSLSSPSQQNDTPTSIPTRSIQNVLQEDQHMSTDEAGEPSINEDDDLLFYPSRVASKAITKTLKQQYVEPWLTWGAMLDQEKEFFFQRFKASHRLSEIFMEARKTGKKTHWMFDRVWNSLLAKWNQPEFRSKSARNQKNRASEKGGCLHTGGSITIHEHALRMVEQLGRLIHFDELFHHTHVRKNTDDFEEFQTVFSQARSEVTSCGEGEEISLLDPGEEEKLRKKSWLVVAGGKNPMGRVYGVGKLNENYLCGEAFTQQPSSSTSMDSQKILRLEEEIHQSREEFRQSREENQRL, encoded by the exons ATGGCTTGCCAATGTGTTGGTGCTAGATTGACATCATTATCTTCCCCCTCTCAACAAAATGATACACCAACCTCAATACCCACCCGATCTATTCAGAATGTACTTCAGGAAGACCAACACATGTCTACCGATGAAGCCGGTGAaccatccataaatgaagatgATGACCTTCT gttTTACCCAAGTAGAGTTGCCTCCAAGGCAATCACAAAGACACTTAAGCAACAATATGTTGAGCCATGGTTAACTTGGGGTGCAATGTTGGATCAAGAGAAGGAGTTCTTCTTCCAAAGGTTCAAG GCCTCTCATAGACTTTCTGAAATCTTCATGGAAGCAAGAAAAACTGGGAAGAAAACTCACTGGATGTTTGATAGAGTATGGAATAGTTTGCTTGCTAAGTGGAACCAACCCGAGTTTCGATCAAAGAGTGCTCGTAATCAAAAGAATCGAGCATCTGAGAAGGGTGGATGTTTGCACACAGGTGGCTCAATCACCATCCATGAGCATGCCCTTCGCATG GTAGAACAATTGGGTCGTCTCATACATTTTGATGAGCTTTTCCACCATACTCATGTTCGCAAGAATACTGATGATTTT GAGGAATTTCAAACTGTATTTTCCCAAGCAAGATCTGAAGTTACTTCTTGTGGTGAAGGAGAAGAAATATCTCTATTGGACCCTGGTGAGGAAGAGAAGTTAAGGAAAAAAAGTTGGTTAGTTGTTGCTGGTGGCAAAAATCCTATGGGACGAGTATATGGTGTTGGAAAACTAAATGAAAATTATCTTTGTGGGGAAGCCTTCACACAACAACCATCCAGTTCTACATCTATGGATTCACAAAAGATTCTAAGGTTGGAAGAAGAAATTCATCAATCTAGGGAGGAGTTTCGTCAATCTAGGGAGGAGAATCAACGATTGTAG
- the LOC114165333 gene encoding uncharacterized protein LOC114165333, with the protein MVAPLSIKDFTALMEKAKVMEKMKNEVEGQRPQQSQRVGGPSGFKPRHEERRRPYDRPPHQPQGFRGLPPQQGRVQCYICRGPHLRSACPRMEGYRRCNNCGKEGHFRKDCPTLARTAPRPPIQASHQHQRRDRGNRPQATGRCELVVSTLVSGLVRTSSLCARCPVEVEGSRYKVNPICLPLQELEVILGMDWLSANRILIDCREKRLLFPESKELELVSPQGVVREWGRERPSVIPVVHEFEDVFPDEVPGLPPNREVEFSIDLVPGTGPVSMAPYRMAPAELVELKKQIE; encoded by the exons atggtggcacctTTATCCATCAAGGATTTCACCGCTCTGATGGAGAAGGCCAAagtaatggagaagatgaagaacgaAGTGGAGGGCCAGAGGCCTCAACAGTCACAAAGGGTAGGCGGACCATCTGGGTTCAAACCCAGacatgaggagcggaggagaccatatGACAGACCTCCCCATCAGCCCCAAGGGTTTAGGGGTCTTCCTCCTCAGCAGGGTCGCGTGCAGTGTTACATATGTAGGGGTCCTCACCTGAGGAGTGCCTGCCCACGTATGGAGGGTTATCGcagatgcaacaactgtggcaaggagggCCACTTTAGGAAAGATTGTCCCACTCTTGCTAGGACAGCGCCACGCCCTCCGATTCAGGCTTCTCACCAGCATCAGCGGAGAGACAggggcaacaggcctcaggcgacgggcCGA TGTGAACTCGTGGTATCTACTCTGGTATcaggtttggtcaggacgtcgtccttgtgtgctaggtgtccTGTGGAGGTGGAGGGAAGCAGATATAAGGTGAATCCGATATGTCTACCTCTCCAAGAGTTAGAAGTAATcctagggatggattggctctctgccaaccGCATCCTTATAGACTGTCGGgagaagaggttgttgtttcccgaGTCAAAGGAGCTTGAGTTGGTGTCTCCTCAGGGGGTGGTGAGGGAG TGGGGGAGAGAGAGACCATCAGTTATACCTGTGGTACACGAGTTTGAGGACGTGTTTCCGGATGAAGTACCTGGGTTACCTCCCAacagagaggtggagttctctattgacctaGTACCGGGGACAGGTCCGGTGTCGATGGCTCCATACcgcatggctccggcagagttggtggaactcaagaaacagatagagtAA
- the LOC114165335 gene encoding uncharacterized protein LOC114165335: MEKMKSEVEGQRPQQPQPPQRIGGSSGSKPRHEERMRPYDRPHHQPQGSRSFSPQQGRVRCYTCGGPHPRYACPRMEGYRRCNNCGKEGHFGKDCPNLARAAARPPVQTLHQHQRRDRGNKP, encoded by the coding sequence atggagaagatgaagagtgAGGTGGAAGGCCAGCGCCCACAGCAACCACAGCCGCCTCAGAGGATCGGTGGATcatctgggtccaagcccaGACATGAGGAGCGGATGAGACCGTATGATAGACCCCACCACCAGCCTCAAGGGTCCAGGAGCTTTTCTCCTCAGCAAGGCCGAGTTCGGTGTTACAcatgtggaggaccccacccgaggTACGCTTGTCCACGTATGGAGGGTTACCgtaggtgcaacaactgtggcaaggaaggccactttgggaaggactGTCCCAACCTTGCCAGGGCAGCGgcacgccctccagttcagactcTTCATCAACATCAGAGGAGGGACAGAGGCAATAAGCCTTAG